A region of Chiloscyllium plagiosum isolate BGI_BamShark_2017 chromosome 37, ASM401019v2, whole genome shotgun sequence DNA encodes the following proteins:
- the LOC122541310 gene encoding zinc finger protein 2-like, translating into MEAKGTSRNAEKPYMCSICGRCFCRSSGLSRHKHSHTSEKPCKCGDCGKGFSYPFELEIHQRMHTGEKLFTCTMCGKGCTHFSALRKHWRVHTDQRPFKCPDCGKCYKSSWELTCHQRVHTDERPFRCTHCGTGFRRSSDLTVHQRSHTGERPFTCPVCGKGFTQSSQLSTHQLVHTNKRPFKCSDCEKSFKSKKHLVTHQRVHTGERPFTCSVCGKGFGRSSYLLKHQLVHTGERPFTCSECGKGFACSSYLLKHQRVHNGEKPFSCSVCGKRFTCSSNLLKHQRVHTGERPFTCSTCGKGFTVSSNLLKHQRVHK; encoded by the coding sequence ATGGAAGCAAAAGGCACGAGTCGTAATGCAGAGAAACCATACATGTGTTCTATTTGTGGTCGATGCTTCTGCCGATCATCTGGCCTGTCAAGACACAAGCACAGCCACACCAGTGAGAAACCATGTAagtgtggggactgtgggaagggGTTCAGTTACCCGTTTGAGCTGGAAATTCATCAGCGCATGCACACTGGGGAAAAACTGTTTACCTGTACCATGTGTGGTAAGGGGTGTACTCATTTCTCTGCCCTCCGGAAGCACTggcgagttcacactgaccaaaGACCTTTTAAATGTCCAGACTGTGGAAAGTGCTATAAAAGTTCCTGGGAACTGACGtgtcatcaacgtgttcacactgatgaACGACCATTCAGGTGCACTCACTGTGGAACTGGGTTCAGGCGATCATCTGATCTAACTGTACACCAACGTagccacactggggagagaccctTCACTTGCCctgtgtgtgggaaaggattcactcaatcttccCAGCTTAGTACCCACCAACTTGTTCACACTAATAAGAGACCTTTTAAGTGTTCTGATTGTGAGAAGAGCTTTAAAAGCAAAAAGCATCTGGTGActcaccagcgagttcacactggtgAGAGACCATTCACTTGCTCTGTATGTGGGAAGGGTTTTGGCCGTTCCTCTTACCTACTGAAGCACCAActggttcacactggggagaggccattcacgtGCTCGGAGTGTGGGAAAGGGTTTGCTTGTTCATCCTACCTTTTGAAACATCAACGGGTTCACAATGGAGAGAAGCCTTTTTCCTGCTCTGTGTGTGGAAAGAGATTCACTTGCTCATCTAACCTACTGAAACATCAACGAGTCCACACTGgtgagaggccattcacctgctctacatgtgggaaaggattcactgtGTCATCCAATCTGTtgaaacaccagcgagttcacaagtGA